A genomic segment from Brevundimonas sp. SORGH_AS_0993 encodes:
- a CDS encoding type IV secretion system protein VirB3: MADERLTEDPLFLACTRPAMILGVPMEAMGVNVIVSGVVFLVGGSLLYLLVAPALHLVFRAICRADHNAFRLLFVYVDTKGRSRNAALWGGSSATPLPLVRRYRLVELSRG; encoded by the coding sequence ATGGCTGACGAACGCCTGACCGAGGATCCGCTGTTCCTGGCCTGCACGCGGCCGGCCATGATCCTCGGCGTGCCCATGGAGGCCATGGGGGTCAACGTCATCGTCTCGGGCGTCGTCTTCCTCGTCGGAGGCAGCCTGCTCTATCTGCTCGTCGCCCCGGCGCTGCACCTGGTGTTCCGGGCGATCTGCCGGGCGGACCACAACGCCTTCCGGCTCCTCTTCGTCTATGTCGACACCAAGGGCCGGTCGCGGAATGCGGCCCTCTGGGGCGGAAGTTCGGCGACGCCCCTTCCCCTGGTTCGCCGCTATCGTCTGGTGGAGCTGTCCCGTGGCTGA
- a CDS encoding TrbC/VirB2 family protein translates to MTASATVRKAGAAGAIALAASLVLVQPAFASANVEGLLQNVVDMLTGNTARLLAVLAVVVVGILWMFGLFDLRRAAIVVLGIVVVFGAAEIVNLITGGA, encoded by the coding sequence ATGACCGCATCCGCGACCGTCCGAAAGGCCGGCGCCGCCGGCGCCATCGCCCTCGCCGCCAGCCTCGTCCTCGTCCAGCCGGCGTTCGCCTCGGCCAATGTCGAAGGCCTGCTGCAGAACGTCGTCGACATGCTCACCGGCAACACGGCCCGACTGCTGGCCGTGCTGGCGGTCGTGGTCGTCGGCATCCTGTGGATGTTCGGCCTGTTCGACCTGCGGCGGGCGGCGATCGTCGTGCTCGGCATCGTCGTGGTCTTCGGCGCGGCCGAGATCGTCAACCTGATCACCGGCGGTGCGTGA
- a CDS encoding lytic transglycosylase domain-containing protein, whose amino-acid sequence MLDLNLILALSQACAPQVAPETLAAIAYAESRFNPIAIGVNRGPRPARPARDAADAARIAHGLLARGANLDLGVAQINSDNLDWLGLSVEAAFDPCRNLAAAGVVLRAGYRPAEGVDRQTTLRVALSRYNTGHPERGFRNGYVARVEAAAATLGVLPLAPLRPVADDLSAPPTPTQPPAAWDVFGRAQASAVLTFTAAPDTEF is encoded by the coding sequence TTGCTGGACCTCAATCTGATCCTCGCCCTCTCCCAGGCCTGCGCGCCGCAGGTGGCCCCGGAAACCCTGGCGGCCATCGCCTATGCGGAGAGCCGGTTCAACCCGATCGCGATCGGCGTCAATCGAGGTCCCCGCCCGGCCCGTCCAGCGCGCGACGCCGCCGACGCCGCGCGCATCGCCCACGGACTGCTGGCGCGGGGCGCGAACCTCGATCTCGGCGTCGCCCAGATCAACAGCGACAACCTGGACTGGCTCGGCCTGTCCGTGGAGGCGGCGTTCGACCCCTGCCGCAACCTCGCCGCCGCCGGCGTCGTCCTGCGCGCGGGCTATCGCCCCGCCGAGGGCGTCGATCGCCAGACGACCCTGAGGGTCGCGCTGTCCCGATACAACACCGGCCATCCGGAGCGGGGTTTCCGCAACGGTTACGTCGCCCGCGTCGAGGCGGCCGCCGCGACCCTTGGCGTTCTGCCGCTCGCCCCCCTTCGACCCGTCGCGGACGACCTATCCGCACCGCCGACCCCGACGCAGCCCCCGGCCGCCTGGGACGTCTTCGGGCGGGCTCAAGCTAGCGCCGTCCTCACCTTCACCGCTGCCCCAGACACGGAGTTCTGA
- a CDS encoding helix-turn-helix transcriptional regulator — protein MNVLTPHPSAPTASPCDRLSDRQRECLDLAALGLTSARIGDRLGLSPRTVDEHLMAACRLLGVRTRIQAVARLAAVQRPPEPRIFLP, from the coding sequence ATGAACGTCCTCACCCCTCATCCCTCCGCCCCGACCGCTTCACCCTGCGACCGCCTTTCGGATCGCCAGCGGGAATGTCTGGACCTGGCGGCCCTCGGTCTGACCTCCGCCCGGATCGGCGATCGTCTCGGCCTGTCGCCCCGAACGGTCGATGAGCATCTCATGGCCGCCTGTCGCCTCCTCGGCGTCCGCACCCGCATCCAGGCTGTCGCCCGCCTCGCTGCGGTCCAGCGACCGCCTGAACCCCGGATCTTCCTACCGTAG
- a CDS encoding helix-turn-helix transcriptional regulator, whose translation MDARHTQTANAVLSSSLRLIRSHRRMRAADVAQGMNMALRSYEHFESGAGRINIERIHRFAEVTDSDPHGILAALALGSPAFALRCADNKLATILAVALQEFDEEAGDAIGDLDARTIINAFTKSLKDLADQSVRRDAEAEAWLEQRRGRLMAPAREDGTGDGA comes from the coding sequence ATGGACGCCCGGCACACCCAGACGGCGAACGCGGTGCTCTCCTCCAGCCTGCGCCTGATCCGGTCTCATCGGCGGATGCGGGCCGCGGACGTCGCCCAGGGCATGAACATGGCGCTGCGGTCCTATGAGCATTTCGAGTCCGGCGCCGGTCGGATCAACATCGAGCGCATTCACCGCTTCGCGGAGGTCACCGACAGCGATCCGCACGGGATACTTGCCGCCCTCGCTCTGGGGTCGCCCGCTTTCGCCTTGCGGTGCGCCGACAACAAATTGGCGACCATCCTCGCCGTGGCGCTGCAGGAGTTCGACGAAGAAGCCGGGGACGCCATCGGCGATCTGGACGCCCGCACCATCATCAACGCCTTCACCAAGAGCCTGAAGGACCTGGCCGATCAATCCGTCCGACGCGACGCCGAGGCCGAGGCCTGGCTTGAACAGCGCCGGGGACGGTTGATGGCCCCCGCCCGGGAAGATGGGACCGGCGACGGCGCATAA
- a CDS encoding GntR family transcriptional regulator has translation MRQRDPFGLALASLRAALEDGLAPGQHLSVVDIAASLGLSTSPVREALSRLCGEGLVEDRRGLGYFTRAAPLEDVLGLLDLEAAHVGLAALYTRVAQPRDATDASVEAWIDDLVDACDNQPLIESLVRVRRRLAPLRRLNGPTEAAAGPAPASKVEAYYARWRIAATGLASRVRRIDPDQSKYTRNIV, from the coding sequence GTGAGGCAGCGCGATCCCTTCGGCCTGGCGCTCGCCAGCCTGCGCGCCGCGCTTGAGGACGGCCTGGCCCCCGGACAGCATCTGTCCGTGGTGGATATCGCCGCGTCGCTCGGCCTGAGCACCAGCCCGGTCCGCGAAGCCCTGTCCCGCCTGTGCGGCGAGGGCCTCGTCGAGGATCGCCGCGGTCTGGGCTATTTCACCCGCGCCGCCCCCTTGGAGGATGTTCTGGGGCTGCTCGATCTGGAGGCCGCTCATGTCGGTCTTGCGGCGCTCTACACCCGGGTCGCCCAGCCCCGCGACGCCACGGACGCGTCCGTCGAGGCGTGGATCGACGACCTGGTCGACGCCTGCGACAACCAACCCCTGATCGAGAGCCTCGTTCGCGTGCGCCGTCGCCTGGCGCCGCTCAGACGCCTGAACGGCCCGACCGAAGCGGCCGCCGGCCCCGCGCCGGCGAGCAAGGTCGAGGCCTATTATGCGCGCTGGCGGATCGCCGCGACGGGTCTCGCATCCCGTGTTCGACGGATCGATCCAGATCAGTCGAAGTATACGCGAAATATAGTTTGA